The Agromyces sp. LHK192 genome includes a window with the following:
- a CDS encoding AraC family transcriptional regulator: MSPTGQNDERPDATDVPVPVVGVLTNAFAVREASEWGWHRHEVHELLWGTRGSLVVDAADSRYTVPWTRGLWIPAGTAHRVVAGSGTEFSCTFVATRFTAPRSDVGSVTVSGLARALLAELSEHDLDDETRALAERLAVRLLDGSELTRLDLPWPSDDRTQRVAEAVVVDPADARTLEDWGSLVGASERNLSRLFHRQTGLTFAEWRTKARMRSAIDLLADGMPVATVGRRVGYATASAFVQAFRREVGCTPGAFAAGESGQAVRQAASDGGHTTSG; this comes from the coding sequence ATGTCGCCGACCGGACAGAACGACGAGCGTCCCGACGCGACGGACGTGCCGGTTCCCGTCGTCGGCGTGCTGACGAACGCCTTCGCCGTGCGGGAGGCGTCGGAATGGGGCTGGCACCGCCATGAGGTCCACGAGCTGCTGTGGGGGACGCGGGGCTCGCTCGTCGTCGACGCCGCGGACTCGAGGTACACCGTCCCCTGGACGCGTGGGCTGTGGATCCCCGCCGGAACGGCGCACCGCGTCGTCGCGGGCTCGGGCACCGAGTTCTCCTGCACGTTCGTCGCGACGCGGTTCACGGCACCGAGATCCGACGTCGGATCGGTCACGGTCTCCGGCCTCGCGCGTGCGCTGCTCGCCGAGCTCAGCGAGCACGACCTCGACGACGAGACGCGAGCGCTCGCCGAGCGCCTCGCGGTCCGCCTGCTCGACGGTTCGGAACTGACGCGGCTCGACCTGCCGTGGCCGAGCGACGATCGCACGCAGCGGGTCGCGGAGGCGGTCGTCGTCGATCCGGCGGACGCGCGCACGCTCGAGGACTGGGGGAGCCTGGTGGGGGCGAGCGAGCGCAACCTCTCGCGACTGTTCCACCGGCAGACGGGGCTCACGTTCGCCGAGTGGCGGACCAAGGCCCGGATGCGGTCGGCCATCGACCTGCTCGCCGACGGGATGCCGGTCGCGACGGTCGGACGAAGGGTCGGCTATGCGACCGCGAGCGCGTTCGTGCAGGCGTTCCGTCGTGAGGTCGGCTGCACGCCGGGAGCGTTCGCGGCTGGGGAATCGGGCCAAGCTGTCCGGCAGGCGGCATCCGATGGCGGTCATACGACATCCGGGTGA
- a CDS encoding ABC transporter ATP-binding protein, with translation MPIPAAPPSAFRTLFRGRRLLLVVGVAGLVGHQVAEALVPVLIGIVIDRAIEPNDPVALAWSLAALAALFLGLLLAWRMGELATVRATETGGLDLRRAVVGRLLAPRGFAKRRTPGDLLAVASGDVDRVTGMFWLVGGSVAELAAVVTVAVSLFVISPLLGVIVLVATPVLVVALHFATAPLERRSHAEQEAAATASAVASDLLTGLRTVKGLHAEEAAVARFELANAASLRASRRAITAKGSYSIVSMSASGLLLAGIAWVGGAQAIDGTISVGELVAVLGLAQFLYWPVSGLAFISAEFVAKRASAHRVDDVLRAAAADAATDARTDASAPTDSTAADLDGGAPVLVLDAVRGDLLPPVSVEVARGALVGVLLDDDEAARELSELLAGLRPPRSGRVLVDGRELSGPLAPESAAEPPMLSVPRHPVLFSGTVRSNLELAAPVSADALERATWAAVLDDVLDASPERLDRGVGERGLTLSGGQRQRVSLARGLARDPRVLVLHDPTSAVDSVTEARIVERLRGARTGATLVIAPSPALQRVCDAVVRVQTAEVSA, from the coding sequence GTGCCGATTCCAGCCGCGCCCCCCTCCGCCTTCCGGACGTTGTTCCGCGGGCGCCGCCTCCTGCTCGTCGTCGGCGTGGCCGGCCTCGTCGGCCATCAGGTCGCCGAGGCCCTCGTGCCGGTGCTGATCGGCATCGTGATCGACCGCGCGATCGAACCGAACGACCCCGTGGCGCTCGCCTGGTCGCTCGCCGCGCTGGCCGCGCTCTTCCTCGGCCTGCTGCTCGCCTGGCGCATGGGCGAGCTCGCGACCGTTCGCGCGACCGAGACGGGCGGGCTCGACCTGCGCCGCGCCGTGGTCGGCCGCCTCCTGGCGCCGCGCGGCTTCGCGAAGCGGCGCACACCGGGCGACCTGCTGGCCGTCGCATCCGGCGACGTCGACCGGGTCACCGGCATGTTCTGGCTCGTCGGCGGTTCGGTCGCCGAGCTCGCCGCGGTCGTGACCGTCGCGGTCTCCCTGTTCGTCATCTCGCCCCTGCTGGGCGTCATCGTGCTGGTGGCCACCCCCGTGCTGGTCGTGGCCCTGCACTTCGCGACCGCTCCGCTCGAGCGCCGATCGCACGCCGAGCAGGAGGCCGCGGCGACCGCGAGCGCCGTGGCGAGCGACCTGCTGACCGGCCTTCGCACGGTGAAGGGCCTGCACGCCGAGGAGGCGGCGGTCGCCCGGTTCGAGCTCGCGAACGCCGCGTCGCTCAGGGCCTCGCGCCGCGCGATCACCGCGAAGGGGAGCTATTCGATCGTGAGCATGAGCGCGTCGGGGCTCCTGCTCGCCGGCATCGCCTGGGTGGGTGGCGCGCAGGCGATCGACGGCACGATCTCGGTCGGCGAACTGGTCGCGGTGCTGGGCCTCGCGCAGTTCCTGTACTGGCCGGTGAGCGGCCTCGCGTTCATCAGTGCGGAGTTCGTCGCCAAGCGCGCCTCGGCGCACCGGGTCGACGACGTGCTGCGCGCAGCGGCGGCGGATGCCGCGACGGACGCACGCACGGATGCCTCCGCTCCGACCGACTCGACCGCCGCCGACCTCGACGGGGGCGCACCGGTGCTGGTGCTCGACGCGGTCCGCGGCGACCTGCTCCCGCCCGTGTCCGTGGAGGTCGCGCGCGGCGCACTCGTCGGCGTCCTGCTCGACGACGACGAGGCGGCCCGCGAGCTGTCCGAACTGCTCGCCGGGTTGCGGCCGCCGCGATCGGGGCGGGTGCTCGTCGACGGTCGCGAACTCTCGGGCCCGTTGGCGCCCGAATCGGCCGCCGAACCCCCGATGCTGTCGGTGCCGAGGCATCCGGTGCTCTTCTCGGGCACCGTCCGCTCGAACCTCGAACTCGCCGCCCCGGTCTCCGCCGACGCGCTCGAGCGCGCGACCTGGGCTGCGGTGCTCGACGACGTGCTCGACGCGTCGCCGGAGCGCCTGGACCGCGGCGTCGGCGAACGCGGGCTGACCCTCTCGGGCGGACAGCGCCAGCGGGTGTCGCTCGCGCGAGGGCTCGCCCGCGATCCGCGGGTGCTCGTGCTGCACGACCCGACGAGCGCCGTCGACTCCGTCACCGAGGCTCGCATCGTCGAGCGGCTCCGCGGCGCCCGGACCGGCGCGACGCTCGTGATCGCGCCGAGTCCGGCGCTCCAGCGCGTCTGCGACGCCGTGGTCCGCGTGCAGACGGCCGAGGTGTCCGCATGA
- a CDS encoding ABC transporter ATP-binding protein yields the protein MSLEILPVATPKQIRREVGQLFSSRRLALTGAVVVLLASAIAGLAMPALLGRIVDAAIDGDATALPALVAAIAGFGVAYGALTGSGRMLVARLGERVLADLRGRVVTRILRLPLPVVERAGRGDLVARAAGDTRIVGEVVSGVLPVFASAGFSIVVTIVGLGVIDWRFSLAALAAVPVQAFALRGYLRRSRPVYRDARAADGDRSQRILESIDAVDTVRAMGASAPREADIEQAAIRSAELEFRSSRIAVDFWNRLNAAEFVGLAAVLAVGFWLVGADLATVGQATAAALYFHALFGPVGSVLSGVDDLQRAGAGLARLVGVLELPEQAPRRAASAGSAAPVRFDGVRFGYDAQPAVDDLTFRVEAGETVALVGASGAGKSTVAALVLGTLLPDDGRIRLGADGAPPRVGVAGQEPHVFAGTLADDLRMAAPDASDDALHDALTRVGAAEWAARLPDGLDTVVGSGGHALTPTQSQQLMLARLVLHDPGVLVLDEATAADGGASEPVLERAARDLAAGRTTITIAHRLDQAAQADRVIVLDRGRLVESGTHADLVAADGVYAELWTAWSRAHDSRRPPTSIVADGLTVGAAVAAGQPPAGR from the coding sequence ATGAGCCTCGAGATCCTCCCCGTCGCCACGCCGAAGCAGATCCGACGCGAGGTCGGGCAGCTCTTCTCGTCCCGCCGCCTCGCGCTCACCGGCGCGGTCGTCGTGCTACTCGCCTCGGCCATCGCCGGACTCGCCATGCCCGCCCTGCTCGGCCGGATCGTCGACGCCGCCATCGACGGCGACGCGACCGCCCTGCCCGCGCTGGTCGCGGCGATCGCCGGGTTCGGCGTCGCCTACGGCGCACTGACCGGCTCCGGGCGGATGCTCGTGGCCCGGCTCGGCGAGCGCGTGCTCGCGGACCTTCGCGGCCGCGTCGTCACGCGCATCCTCAGGCTGCCGCTGCCCGTCGTCGAACGCGCCGGCCGCGGCGACCTCGTGGCCCGGGCCGCGGGCGACACCCGCATCGTCGGCGAGGTCGTCAGCGGCGTGCTGCCGGTCTTCGCGTCGGCCGGGTTCAGCATCGTCGTGACGATCGTCGGACTCGGCGTGATCGACTGGCGGTTCTCGCTGGCCGCACTCGCGGCGGTGCCGGTGCAGGCGTTCGCCCTCCGCGGGTACCTGCGCCGCTCGCGCCCGGTGTACCGCGACGCGCGTGCCGCCGACGGCGACCGCTCGCAGCGCATCCTCGAGTCGATCGACGCGGTCGACACGGTCCGCGCGATGGGTGCGTCCGCGCCCCGCGAGGCGGACATCGAGCAGGCCGCCATCCGTTCGGCGGAGCTCGAGTTCCGATCGTCGCGGATCGCGGTGGACTTCTGGAACCGGCTCAACGCGGCCGAGTTCGTCGGGCTCGCCGCCGTGCTCGCGGTCGGATTCTGGCTGGTCGGCGCCGACCTCGCGACGGTCGGGCAGGCGACGGCGGCCGCCCTCTACTTCCACGCCCTGTTCGGGCCGGTCGGGTCGGTGCTGTCGGGCGTCGACGACCTGCAGCGCGCCGGCGCGGGCCTCGCGCGGCTCGTCGGCGTGCTCGAGCTGCCGGAGCAGGCGCCCCGCCGGGCCGCCTCGGCCGGGTCGGCCGCGCCGGTGCGGTTCGACGGCGTGCGGTTCGGCTACGACGCGCAACCCGCGGTCGACGACCTGACGTTCCGGGTCGAGGCCGGCGAGACGGTCGCGCTCGTCGGCGCGAGCGGCGCGGGCAAGAGCACGGTCGCCGCGCTCGTGCTCGGCACCCTGCTGCCCGACGACGGTCGCATCCGGCTGGGCGCCGACGGCGCGCCGCCTCGCGTCGGCGTCGCCGGTCAGGAGCCGCACGTGTTCGCGGGCACCCTCGCCGACGACCTGCGGATGGCGGCGCCGGATGCCTCCGACGACGCACTGCACGACGCCCTCACCCGGGTCGGCGCCGCGGAGTGGGCCGCGCGACTCCCCGACGGGCTCGACACCGTCGTGGGGTCGGGCGGGCACGCGCTCACCCCGACGCAGTCGCAGCAGCTTATGCTGGCGCGACTCGTGCTCCACGACCCCGGCGTGCTGGTGCTCGACGAGGCGACGGCGGCCGACGGCGGGGCATCCGAACCCGTGCTCGAACGCGCCGCCCGCGACCTGGCGGCGGGGCGCACGACGATCACCATCGCCCACCGGCTCGATCAGGCGGCGCAGGCCGACCGGGTCATCGTGCTGGATCGGGGCCGGCTCGTGGAGAGCGGGACGCACGCCGATCTCGTCGCCGCCGACGGGGTCTACGCCGAACTCTGGACGGCATGGTCGCGCGCGCATGACTCGCGACGACCGCCGACCTCGATCGTCGCCGACGGGCTGACCGTCGGCGCGGCCGTCGCGGCCGGTCAGCCGCCTGCGGGTCGGTGA